A genome region from Nocardia sp. NBC_00565 includes the following:
- a CDS encoding DNA adenine methylase → MQQSAYSEPILRWAGGKRWLLPTIKSILGDVVVNNYHEPFLGGAAVFLGTSYSGRAFLSDVNSELIEVYECIRDDYERVSKILASHVNTAEHYYQTRDEVPGTSLERAARFIYLNHTSFNGIYRVNLSGKYNVPYGRRESINMPTLDILKTISDRLQNVQLKAQDFECCIENIEPGDLVFLDPPYTVAHNNNGFVKYNQKLFSWDDQLRLSNLIDKIKKENSYYILSNAAHDSIAELFEKGDRLVVTQRKNAVGGASSARGYASEYLFTNVGLA, encoded by the coding sequence GTGCAACAGTCTGCGTACAGTGAACCAATCCTGCGTTGGGCTGGGGGAAAGCGCTGGCTGCTGCCGACTATTAAGTCAATTCTGGGAGACGTCGTCGTGAACAATTATCACGAGCCGTTTCTTGGCGGTGCCGCGGTGTTCTTAGGGACTTCATATTCGGGCAGAGCTTTTCTTTCGGATGTCAATTCGGAATTGATCGAGGTATACGAGTGCATCCGAGACGATTATGAAAGAGTATCCAAAATACTGGCTAGCCACGTAAACACGGCCGAACACTACTATCAAACCCGGGATGAAGTGCCGGGTACTTCTCTTGAGCGGGCCGCGAGATTTATCTACTTGAACCATACGTCGTTCAATGGCATCTACAGAGTGAATCTCTCCGGGAAGTACAATGTGCCCTACGGTCGGCGTGAGAGCATTAATATGCCAACATTGGATATCTTGAAAACTATTTCTGACCGTCTTCAGAATGTGCAGCTCAAGGCTCAGGATTTCGAATGCTGCATTGAAAATATCGAGCCGGGTGATCTGGTATTCCTGGACCCTCCATATACCGTCGCCCACAATAACAATGGATTCGTCAAGTACAACCAGAAGCTATTTTCATGGGACGATCAGCTTCGACTCAGTAACCTGATCGACAAGATTAAGAAGGAGAATTCTTATTACATACTATCCAATGCTGCGCATGATTCGATAGCCGAGCTATTTGAAAAAGGCGACCGGCTAGTAGTTACGCAACGGAAGAATGCCGTTGGCGGAGCATCGTCGGCGAGAGGATATGCGTCGGAGTATCTATTCACCAACGTGGGGCTGGCATGA
- a CDS encoding serine hydrolase domain-containing protein produces the protein MSGSHHHVLSRRIRAVLALPVVAALLATGCGTTTDSDRAQAFPADLAGQVDQIMKSHIDAGLIPGAAVSIIDPEHGNYSQAYGVADTATGRRAQVSDHYRVGSITKTFVATAVLHLADAQKLSLDDPLRKYVAAIPNGDTITVRDLLGMRGGVYDFATNPEFFPQLLTATPDRVWSIGDALRIIRDNPDKAQPPNSRTAYSNSEYLLLGLILEKVTGRPVRDIVNDLASDYGLHDTRYPPDATLPTPDSRGYAYDTDVRTDVTARTPPTLWEAAGSLVASVPDLATYAAALGEGRFLEPRTDTARTTFTDGYGLGLMSDGSWIGHSGAVLGYTSRTMYLPERKVSVAIAVNQYTPAYRSLLSIDATYIWTDLVAQLYPGTISGLDNLPTAQPPIPDPADLTAELAQALNPSISASAKNLRIEGDDKDPDLVTKLARAYAHSVLEVTVDKTTDIGRNRLIATTSTTTLDGTVPMLIPLVPTGNAWRLDDGWVCTQIVADGQQSPACP, from the coding sequence ATGTCTGGGTCGCATCACCACGTCCTATCGCGACGAATCCGGGCGGTGCTCGCATTACCTGTGGTGGCCGCGTTGCTCGCCACCGGCTGCGGTACCACCACCGATTCCGACCGGGCACAGGCGTTTCCCGCGGACCTGGCCGGCCAGGTCGACCAGATCATGAAATCCCATATCGACGCCGGGCTGATTCCGGGCGCAGCGGTATCGATCATCGACCCCGAACACGGCAACTACAGCCAGGCGTACGGGGTGGCGGACACCGCCACCGGCCGCCGAGCCCAAGTGAGCGACCACTACCGGGTCGGCAGTATCACCAAGACGTTCGTCGCGACCGCCGTACTCCACCTCGCTGATGCACAGAAACTCTCACTCGACGACCCCCTCCGGAAGTACGTCGCCGCTATCCCCAATGGCGACACCATCACCGTGCGCGACCTGCTCGGTATGCGGGGTGGCGTCTACGATTTCGCCACGAATCCCGAGTTTTTTCCCCAATTACTCACCGCGACACCGGATCGCGTGTGGTCCATTGGCGATGCCCTGCGCATCATCAGGGACAACCCTGACAAGGCACAGCCACCCAATTCCCGTACTGCGTACTCGAATTCCGAGTACCTCCTGCTCGGCCTAATCCTGGAAAAGGTGACAGGCCGCCCGGTGCGAGACATTGTCAACGACCTCGCCAGCGACTACGGGCTTCACGACACCCGATACCCCCCCGACGCCACTTTGCCCACACCTGATAGCCGGGGCTACGCCTACGACACAGACGTCCGCACCGACGTCACAGCACGCACACCACCAACCCTGTGGGAAGCCGCGGGCTCGCTGGTGGCCTCGGTGCCCGACCTCGCCACCTACGCCGCCGCACTGGGTGAGGGTCGATTCCTCGAACCTCGAACCGATACGGCACGAACAACTTTCACCGACGGTTACGGCCTCGGCCTGATGAGTGACGGCTCCTGGATCGGCCACTCCGGCGCGGTCCTCGGCTACACCTCGAGGACGATGTACCTCCCTGAACGCAAAGTCAGCGTCGCTATCGCCGTGAACCAGTACACCCCCGCCTACCGCTCCCTGCTCTCCATCGACGCGACCTACATCTGGACCGACCTGGTGGCCCAGCTCTATCCCGGCACCATTTCAGGCCTCGACAACCTGCCAACCGCTCAACCGCCGATTCCCGATCCAGCCGACCTCACCGCCGAACTCGCGCAGGCCTTGAACCCATCGATCTCCGCCTCCGCCAAGAACTTACGGATCGAGGGTGATGACAAAGACCCTGATCTGGTCACGAAACTGGCCCGGGCCTACGCCCATTCCGTCCTCGAGGTGACAGTCGACAAAACCACCGACATAGGCCGCAATCGCCTGATCGCCACCACCAGCACCACCACCTTGGATGGCACCGTCCCCATGCTCATCCCACTCGTCCCTACAGGCAACGCGTGGCGGCTGGACGATGGCTGGGTGTGTACGCAGATCGTCGCCGATGGACAGCAATCGCCGGCCTGCCCCTAG
- the sigJ gene encoding RNA polymerase sigma factor SigJ, protein MTSTDEPTECFVHLRPLLFTIAYEILGSATEADDVLQDSYLRWRRVDLATVRDTKSYLAKLVTRQALNTLRASASRREDYVGPWLPEPLLLTDGDASSDVVLTESVSMGMLVVLETLTPTERAVFVLREVFGFDYDEIASATGKSVDTVHQTARRARNHVQARRKRYGPVDTARTAAVTERFITAANTGDMDGLLSLLAPDITWTTDSGGKVTALPELVMVGAERVGATLMAVFRYAQRRPQVRIETMNCNSQPALACYVDDKLEALLVFDIADDKIINGYGIRNPDKLAAVGIPRAISRTETPTA, encoded by the coding sequence ATGACCTCGACCGATGAGCCCACCGAGTGTTTCGTCCACCTGCGGCCACTGCTGTTCACCATCGCCTACGAAATCCTGGGCTCGGCAACCGAAGCCGACGACGTGCTCCAGGACAGCTATCTACGGTGGCGGCGGGTGGACCTGGCCACGGTCCGGGACACGAAGTCTTATCTGGCCAAGCTCGTCACGCGGCAGGCGCTGAATACGTTGCGGGCCAGCGCCAGTCGCCGCGAGGATTACGTCGGTCCGTGGCTACCCGAGCCGCTGCTGCTCACCGACGGCGACGCCTCGAGCGATGTGGTACTCACCGAATCGGTCTCGATGGGAATGCTGGTGGTGCTGGAAACGCTCACCCCCACCGAGCGGGCGGTCTTCGTGCTGCGTGAGGTCTTCGGCTTCGACTACGACGAGATCGCATCCGCAACAGGCAAATCCGTCGATACCGTGCATCAGACGGCCCGCCGCGCCCGCAACCACGTGCAAGCCCGGCGCAAGCGGTACGGCCCCGTCGACACCGCCCGAACCGCCGCGGTCACCGAACGATTCATCACCGCCGCGAACACCGGGGACATGGACGGCTTGTTGTCGCTGCTCGCGCCCGATATTACCTGGACCACCGACAGCGGCGGCAAGGTGACCGCGCTGCCGGAACTGGTCATGGTCGGCGCCGAGCGGGTGGGCGCGACTCTCATGGCGGTCTTCCGATACGCGCAGCGGCGACCGCAGGTACGCATCGAGACAATGAACTGCAACAGCCAACCAGCACTCGCGTGCTACGTCGACGACAAACTGGAAGCCCTCCTCGTCTTCGACATCGCCGACGACAAGATCATCAACGGCTACGGCATCCGCAACCCCGACAAACTGGCCGCCGTCGGAATCCCCCGCGCAATCAGTCGCACCGAAACACCCACGGCGTAG
- a CDS encoding NAD(P)/FAD-dependent oxidoreductase, translating into MTDFNAITKVVVIGGGYAGAVAANRLRLRRDIEITLVNPRPQFVERMRLHQFVAGTHEAAIGYDTLLGAGVRLVVDRAVRIDIAARRVELGSGRTLGYDYVVYAVGSTAAVPASVPGATEFAYPIAEFEHAQRLRAALADVPAQAPIVVVGGGLTGIETAAELVEQGRTVTLVGGGKLAANFSNPARWSVSKWLSENGVEVRERARVREVRRDGVVLADGDVLPGAITIWTAGFGVPELAARSGLRTDELGRLLTDETLTSIDDDRIVAAGDAVAPSGRPLRMSCYAAQPLGAQAAANVLACIAGDEPAVLDVAFTACTVGLGRRAGAMQFSRRDDAPVPMYIGGRAAGWIKERVGLAGPIGTIRKEARKPGAIPNFMGLGRRKDLSAAGPQGVPQP; encoded by the coding sequence ATGACTGATTTCAACGCCATTACCAAGGTGGTCGTGATCGGCGGCGGCTACGCCGGTGCGGTAGCGGCCAATCGGCTGCGTCTGCGTCGCGATATCGAGATCACGCTGGTCAATCCGCGCCCGCAGTTCGTCGAGCGGATGCGGTTGCACCAGTTCGTGGCCGGTACCCACGAGGCCGCTATCGGCTACGACACGCTGCTCGGCGCGGGGGTGCGGTTGGTCGTGGATCGTGCTGTCCGCATCGATATCGCTGCTCGCAGGGTGGAACTGGGTTCGGGGCGCACGCTCGGGTACGACTATGTGGTCTACGCGGTCGGCAGCACCGCCGCGGTGCCCGCGTCGGTGCCCGGTGCCACCGAATTCGCCTATCCGATCGCTGAATTCGAACACGCCCAGCGGCTGCGCGCGGCCTTGGCGGACGTGCCCGCTCAGGCGCCGATTGTCGTCGTCGGCGGCGGGCTCACCGGCATCGAGACCGCCGCCGAACTCGTGGAGCAGGGCCGTACCGTGACACTGGTGGGTGGCGGTAAGTTGGCGGCGAACTTCTCGAATCCGGCCCGGTGGTCGGTGTCGAAGTGGTTGTCCGAGAATGGAGTAGAGGTGCGCGAGCGAGCGCGGGTGCGCGAGGTGCGGCGCGACGGGGTCGTCTTGGCCGACGGCGATGTGCTGCCCGGTGCGATCACGATCTGGACCGCCGGATTCGGGGTGCCCGAGCTGGCTGCACGCAGCGGGCTCCGCACCGACGAGCTCGGCCGGTTGCTGACCGACGAGACGCTGACCAGTATCGACGACGATCGCATCGTCGCGGCCGGGGACGCGGTCGCGCCCTCGGGCCGTCCGTTGCGGATGAGCTGCTATGCCGCCCAACCGTTGGGCGCCCAGGCCGCCGCCAATGTGCTGGCCTGCATCGCTGGGGACGAACCCGCCGTGCTGGACGTGGCCTTCACCGCATGCACCGTCGGTTTGGGGCGCCGCGCGGGTGCGATGCAGTTCAGCCGGCGCGACGACGCACCCGTGCCGATGTACATCGGCGGGCGGGCGGCCGGGTGGATCAAGGAGCGGGTGGGTCTCGCGGGTCCGATCGGGACCATTCGCAAGGAGGCCCGCAAGCCCGGCGCGATCCCGAACTTCATGGGCTTGGGCAGGCGCAAGGATTTGAGCGCAGCCGGGCCGCAGGGGGTCCCGCAGCCATGA
- a CDS encoding SDR family NAD(P)-dependent oxidoreductase codes for MHIDLSGRRALVSGSSQGIGLAIATELARAGASVVVNGRDRDKTERARASITSEVRGAEVTAVATDLASADGAATLREQVNDLDILVNNLGIFGAKPVLEIEDDEWRRYFEVNVLSAVRLIRMYLPGMMDRGFGRVMNIASDSAVVTPIEMVHYGTTKTALLAVTRGYAKAAAGTGVTVNSVMAGPTHTPGVEDFVHELVGEELPWDQAEHQFMMDHRPHSLIQRLIEPTEIAAMIVYLSSEFASATTGGALRVDGGYIDSILP; via the coding sequence ATGCACATAGACCTTTCCGGACGACGCGCATTGGTATCAGGATCCAGTCAGGGTATCGGGTTGGCTATTGCGACAGAACTGGCCCGTGCGGGGGCATCGGTGGTGGTCAACGGACGGGACCGCGACAAGACCGAGCGAGCCCGCGCGAGCATCACGAGCGAAGTGCGGGGCGCCGAGGTTACTGCCGTGGCAACCGATCTCGCCTCGGCAGACGGTGCGGCGACGCTGCGCGAGCAGGTCAACGATCTCGACATTCTCGTCAACAACCTCGGCATCTTCGGCGCCAAGCCGGTGCTCGAGATCGAGGACGACGAATGGCGGCGCTACTTCGAGGTCAACGTCCTGTCCGCGGTGCGGCTGATCCGAATGTACTTGCCAGGAATGATGGACCGCGGGTTCGGGCGAGTGATGAACATCGCCAGCGACTCAGCGGTCGTGACTCCAATCGAGATGGTTCATTACGGCACTACGAAGACTGCCTTGTTGGCGGTCACCCGTGGTTACGCGAAAGCGGCGGCGGGCACCGGCGTCACCGTCAACTCGGTGATGGCAGGGCCGACACACACGCCTGGCGTCGAGGATTTCGTCCACGAGTTGGTGGGCGAGGAATTGCCGTGGGATCAGGCCGAACACCAATTCATGATGGACCATCGTCCACACTCGCTGATCCAACGTCTGATCGAGCCGACCGAGATCGCGGCCATGATCGTTTACCTGAGCTCGGAATTCGCGTCGGCCACGACAGGCGGCGCCCTTCGAGTCGACGGCGGCTACATAGATTCCATCCTCCCTTAG
- a CDS encoding nuclear transport factor 2 family protein, which yields MSEQQVRTWVDAYVHAWTTGAAKDIGALFSPNAEYHEWPYATDWVGRDAIIEGWRGRQAWQEGGWTFEWSILMITGDTAAIQGVGHYKELGDFANLWTVTFDRRGKCAMFRMWNNQLP from the coding sequence ATGAGCGAACAGCAGGTGCGCACCTGGGTCGACGCCTACGTGCACGCGTGGACCACCGGCGCGGCCAAGGACATCGGTGCGTTGTTCAGCCCGAACGCGGAGTACCACGAATGGCCATATGCCACCGATTGGGTGGGACGCGACGCCATCATCGAAGGCTGGCGCGGACGCCAAGCGTGGCAAGAAGGCGGCTGGACGTTCGAGTGGTCGATCCTGATGATCACCGGCGATACCGCCGCCATCCAGGGCGTCGGCCACTACAAAGAACTCGGTGACTTCGCCAACCTGTGGACTGTCACCTTCGACCGACGCGGCAAATGCGCCATGTTCCGGATGTGGAACAACCAGCTTCCGTGA
- a CDS encoding DGQHR domain-containing protein — translation MTRGTSGSRDDIQKYLLPTKNIPAEVRRRFSPYHTKSAQISAVADLESDGWLKEKALKTTVKMRKPKSVHERLLDRTWATFAKLGFTYMSNDLGATPWLVENSQRTIEIFAADDEVALIILCRYFDENKTQNFRADIEFLQDRRDKIIARVRAEFPGRKIRFILAASNCDVTAQTLTTLENSQISYMDEDVLDYYRELTGHLGKAAKYQLLGSLFANQKIPELEQRVSAIEARMGGHTYYSFVIEPERLLKIAYILHRTKANQGLMPTYQRLIRRPRLTAISKSVEDGGFFPNCLILNIDSGRRGGVRFDIQSGQIPGAASRTGTLYLPQTYRAAYVIDGQHRLYGYANSKRARQDLVPVVAFVDLDRAEQVRIFMQINEHQQAVPKNLRNTLNADLLSDSPNLRDKVRSLVLQVAQQLGETKSSPLYGRVLVGESVRSPVRCITIDAIKRGIERASYLGVFGRSDVVRAGTFYLGTNEHTVERLVEFIEICLEYVKNGLRNQWELGSAEGGFVFINNGIESLLRIFSDAVDHVVGERETSPFSIDPSKVFDEIKFLLDPMINHLQGLSPEERLEYRKQYGSGGSTRYWRRLQIAINSEVPEFNPPGLTDYVKNETKQFNKESADMVRELEYFLKGDIRSRLEDEFGAEWFRRGVPRAVQVDAGKMAVDKNVERDAEDEVEPWDCLYLLDYQNILTHDHARWTSLFEKRYTRPGDERARGSWKDRTKWLQKLNSIRNDVFHGGSVKESDYEFLITLVTWLVEGKVDNDL, via the coding sequence ATGACAAGAGGAACTTCTGGCAGTCGAGACGATATACAGAAATACCTACTGCCTACCAAGAACATACCCGCCGAGGTGCGCCGTAGATTCTCGCCGTATCACACCAAGTCCGCGCAAATTTCCGCAGTTGCGGATCTCGAAAGTGATGGGTGGCTAAAAGAAAAAGCATTGAAAACCACGGTCAAGATGAGAAAACCAAAGAGCGTGCATGAACGCCTTCTTGACCGCACCTGGGCAACATTCGCGAAGCTCGGCTTCACCTATATGAGCAATGATCTAGGGGCCACCCCTTGGCTGGTGGAAAACAGCCAACGCACTATCGAAATATTTGCGGCAGATGACGAGGTTGCACTCATTATCCTCTGTCGCTATTTCGACGAGAATAAAACACAGAACTTTCGAGCCGACATTGAGTTCTTGCAAGATCGCCGCGATAAGATAATCGCCCGCGTGAGGGCGGAATTTCCAGGTCGCAAGATCAGGTTCATCCTGGCTGCCAGCAATTGTGACGTGACGGCCCAGACGCTGACTACTCTAGAAAACTCTCAGATTTCGTATATGGATGAGGATGTTCTGGATTACTATCGAGAGTTGACTGGACATCTCGGAAAGGCGGCCAAGTACCAATTACTCGGTAGTCTGTTTGCGAACCAGAAAATTCCCGAACTCGAGCAGCGCGTCTCTGCGATAGAGGCTCGCATGGGCGGTCATACCTATTACTCTTTTGTAATCGAGCCTGAACGGCTGCTGAAAATCGCCTATATTTTACATCGGACCAAGGCGAATCAAGGCCTGATGCCAACGTATCAGAGACTCATCCGTCGTCCGCGTCTTACGGCTATTTCTAAATCTGTTGAGGATGGAGGGTTCTTTCCCAATTGCTTGATCCTTAATATCGATTCCGGCAGGCGGGGTGGTGTCCGATTTGATATACAAAGCGGCCAGATACCCGGGGCGGCGAGTCGTACCGGGACTTTATATCTGCCTCAAACATATCGTGCGGCCTATGTTATTGACGGGCAACACAGGTTGTACGGATACGCCAACTCGAAGCGGGCCAGGCAGGATCTCGTTCCAGTAGTTGCTTTTGTCGACCTCGACCGCGCAGAGCAGGTGCGGATATTTATGCAGATCAACGAGCATCAGCAGGCTGTGCCGAAGAATCTTCGCAATACTTTGAATGCCGATCTTCTATCCGATTCACCAAATCTTCGAGACAAGGTTCGTTCACTAGTACTTCAGGTAGCTCAACAGCTTGGCGAAACGAAATCATCTCCGTTGTATGGGCGGGTTCTGGTTGGTGAGAGTGTTCGGTCACCAGTTCGATGCATTACTATCGATGCAATCAAGCGAGGTATCGAACGCGCCAGTTATCTCGGCGTCTTCGGCAGATCGGATGTGGTGCGGGCTGGGACCTTCTATCTCGGCACGAATGAACATACCGTTGAACGGCTGGTTGAATTTATTGAAATTTGCCTTGAGTATGTCAAGAATGGGCTCAGAAACCAGTGGGAGCTCGGAAGTGCCGAAGGCGGATTTGTATTCATAAATAATGGAATCGAGTCCTTGTTGAGGATATTTAGTGACGCGGTTGACCATGTAGTTGGCGAACGCGAGACATCGCCGTTCTCGATTGATCCATCGAAGGTGTTCGACGAAATTAAGTTTCTGCTCGACCCGATGATCAACCACCTACAAGGGCTCTCTCCTGAGGAACGATTGGAGTATCGGAAGCAGTACGGTTCAGGTGGCAGTACTCGCTACTGGCGGCGACTGCAAATCGCTATTAACAGTGAAGTTCCAGAATTCAATCCCCCAGGGCTCACTGATTATGTCAAAAACGAAACGAAACAGTTCAACAAAGAATCTGCCGACATGGTGAGAGAGCTTGAATATTTCCTTAAGGGCGACATTCGAAGCCGCCTTGAGGACGAATTCGGCGCCGAATGGTTCAGGCGGGGGGTGCCAAGAGCCGTTCAGGTCGATGCAGGGAAGATGGCTGTCGACAAGAATGTAGAACGGGATGCCGAGGACGAGGTGGAGCCCTGGGACTGCCTGTACCTTCTTGACTACCAGAATATTCTCACGCATGATCACGCCAGGTGGACGAGTTTGTTTGAGAAACGGTACACGAGACCCGGTGACGAGCGGGCTCGTGGATCGTGGAAAGATCGAACGAAGTGGCTACAAAAGCTAAACTCCATTAGGAATGATGTCTTTCACGGAGGATCCGTGAAAGAAAGTGACTATGAATTTCTAATCACGTTGGTGACATGGCTTGTGGAAGGCAAGGTCGACAACGACCTGTAA
- a CDS encoding type II toxin-antitoxin system RelE family toxin: MTTSKPMVEVLFTDAAIDDLRKLGPDAVPKVLKKVLLLLDSPQVGYPLGGELTGFRKLVVGRNTWRIVYRVIDQQTIEICEIWAIGARADSEVYAEATARIVAAAGRLPEFSKLGAVVERLGRSAESFGIPPTPMREPVPDWLAQRLIHTVGMAPAEVAALGLEQAVDHWAEYTSRPST; the protein is encoded by the coding sequence ATGACCACGAGTAAGCCGATGGTCGAAGTCCTCTTCACCGATGCGGCAATCGACGATCTTCGAAAACTCGGCCCCGATGCCGTGCCCAAAGTCCTCAAAAAGGTGCTCCTGCTGCTGGATTCACCGCAAGTCGGCTATCCACTCGGCGGCGAATTGACCGGGTTCCGCAAGCTTGTCGTTGGCCGCAACACCTGGCGGATCGTGTACCGGGTCATCGACCAGCAGACCATCGAGATCTGCGAGATCTGGGCAATCGGAGCACGCGCCGACTCCGAGGTCTACGCGGAAGCAACTGCCCGCATCGTCGCGGCCGCTGGTCGGCTACCAGAATTCAGCAAGCTCGGCGCAGTGGTCGAGCGACTCGGCCGCAGTGCCGAATCGTTCGGAATTCCACCGACACCGATGCGCGAACCTGTCCCCGATTGGCTCGCACAGCGATTGATCCACACGGTCGGCATGGCTCCCGCCGAGGTCGCAGCACTCGGTCTCGAACAGGCCGTCGACCACTGGGCTGAATACACCTCGCGGCCATCGACGTAA
- a CDS encoding epimerase, producing the protein MKVILFGATGMIGQGVLNECLRDERVEQVFAVGRSSVGIESLKLRELVQPDPTDLSAIAGELPEFDACFFCLGVSSVGMKEENYRRITYDLALKVGRTMAAANPKLTFIYVSGQGTDSTEQGRSMWGRVKGKTENDLLALPFQAYMFRPGFVQPMDGAVSKTRLYRAAYTVTGPLIPLFKRLAPNAVNDNREIGRAMIAVAASGADTRVLTPREITARATP; encoded by the coding sequence ATGAAGGTAATCCTCTTCGGCGCGACCGGCATGATCGGGCAGGGGGTTCTCAACGAGTGCCTCCGAGACGAGCGGGTCGAGCAGGTCTTCGCCGTCGGGCGCAGCTCGGTGGGTATCGAGAGCCTCAAGCTGCGCGAGCTGGTCCAGCCCGATCCGACCGATCTCTCCGCGATCGCCGGCGAACTGCCGGAGTTCGACGCCTGTTTCTTTTGCCTCGGTGTCTCCTCTGTCGGCATGAAAGAGGAGAACTACCGCCGGATCACCTACGACCTGGCCTTGAAGGTCGGTCGCACGATGGCGGCCGCGAACCCGAAGCTGACGTTCATCTATGTCTCCGGGCAGGGCACCGACAGCACTGAGCAGGGTCGGTCGATGTGGGGGCGGGTGAAGGGGAAGACCGAGAACGATCTGCTCGCACTTCCCTTCCAGGCGTACATGTTCCGGCCCGGATTCGTACAGCCGATGGATGGTGCGGTCTCCAAGACCCGGTTGTATCGCGCCGCGTACACAGTCACTGGGCCGCTGATCCCGCTGTTCAAGCGGCTGGCGCCGAACGCGGTCAACGACAATCGGGAGATCGGTCGCGCCATGATCGCCGTCGCGGCCTCTGGGGCGGACACTCGTGTGCTAACGCCCCGGGAGATCACCGCGCGAGCTACGCCCTAG
- a CDS encoding PIN domain-containing protein — MIILDTSILRGLGLKSSTAELLRAIRESGVQRISVPWMVLEELAAQQVLKYTDSYEKACAAQEQLTKLTPWSISRLAPPRVDKVRDHWRAEYQKLTEVIEIQAEILAQALYREANLIPPAKRAGDSPQSPKIGARDAVIWLAAVGYARSNPTEKVYFVSGNTRDFGNGESRPEELNGDLKGIESRFVQMTRVDEVVQAFAEEVKFDPALHEEMMWRSEFCERIAKAASESLVRVWSESSIPNFFNGVRVPRPSSQISGADGWAERADELSVSWAEWTAPPTAANLVSVEDGKSYRIENKIWSIVTTRWLLIGDAFLANYNTSKIACLWTTRLLVSNDSSPVVLDYEEPRGLRPADAKSLVNVPPF, encoded by the coding sequence ATGATAATTCTGGACACAAGCATTCTGCGCGGTCTTGGCCTGAAGAGTAGCACTGCAGAGCTCTTGAGGGCCATAAGAGAGTCGGGTGTACAACGAATCTCGGTACCATGGATGGTGCTGGAGGAATTAGCGGCTCAGCAGGTTCTCAAATACACTGACAGTTATGAGAAAGCATGCGCGGCTCAAGAGCAATTAACGAAGTTGACTCCATGGAGTATATCGCGTCTGGCGCCGCCGAGAGTGGACAAGGTTCGCGATCACTGGAGGGCTGAGTATCAGAAGCTCACAGAGGTCATTGAGATCCAGGCTGAAATCCTCGCTCAGGCGCTCTACCGGGAGGCTAATCTCATACCTCCGGCCAAAAGAGCTGGTGATAGTCCGCAGTCTCCTAAAATCGGTGCACGAGATGCGGTGATCTGGCTTGCTGCAGTCGGATACGCCAGAAGCAACCCGACCGAGAAAGTGTACTTCGTCAGCGGGAACACCAGAGACTTCGGAAACGGGGAGAGCCGGCCCGAGGAGCTCAATGGAGACCTGAAGGGCATTGAGAGCCGATTCGTTCAGATGACTAGAGTCGACGAGGTGGTGCAAGCGTTCGCTGAGGAGGTCAAATTCGATCCTGCTCTGCACGAAGAAATGATGTGGCGAAGTGAGTTCTGCGAGCGTATAGCAAAGGCAGCTTCCGAGAGTCTTGTCAGAGTTTGGTCGGAGTCGTCTATTCCAAATTTCTTCAATGGAGTTAGAGTGCCTCGCCCGTCTAGTCAAATTAGTGGCGCAGATGGTTGGGCAGAGAGGGCGGACGAACTATCCGTGTCATGGGCTGAGTGGACCGCACCGCCCACAGCCGCAAATCTAGTCTCCGTCGAAGATGGAAAATCTTATCGTATTGAAAATAAGATATGGTCGATCGTCACAACGCGATGGTTGCTGATAGGGGACGCATTTTTGGCAAATTACAATACGAGTAAAATTGCATGTTTATGGACTACTAGATTGCTAGTCAGTAACGATAGCTCGCCGGTGGTTTTGGATTATGAGGAGCCGAGAGGACTGCGGCCTGCTGATGCTAAGAGCTTGGTCAACGTACCGCCATTTTAA